In Papaver somniferum cultivar HN1 chromosome 9, ASM357369v1, whole genome shotgun sequence, the genomic stretch TGAAACTAACCCTTCATGCAGGCCCCTTTACAACAATAACTTGCAAAAATGGCAAAAACCACCAGAAAACTGGTGGAAACTTAATTTTGATGCTGCTTTTGACAAAGATACAAAAATTTGTGGTATTGGTTTAATCCTTAGAGATTGTGCAAGGTGTTTTGTGGAAGACTTGGTGAAGGTCACAAGAGCTAGAGATGCTGAGAAGGGTGAAGGTTTGTATCTCTTAGAAGCTGTGGAATTGATCAAATGTAGGGGATGGAGAAATGTTATTATAGAAGGGGACTGCGAGTCTGTCACTGAATCTGCGACTTCAAATTTTGCTATATCTAGTTGGCAGGATCATAACCTTTTCTCGGATATTAGTAGGTTAATAGAATCTATTAGTAGAATTAGGTGTGTTTATTTTCCTAGAACTGGTAATGAAGTGGCTGATGGACTAGCCAAATATGCCAAGAAGTATGTTTGTAATCAAGTGTGGTCTTTGGCACCACAAACTGTATCCACTCAGCTTTAGAGCTGGATATTTCTCTGTAATCTGTTTTATTTGGGTAATAAATTTTCTTTtacgatcaaaaaaaaaacacaagtacATCATAGCatgaatcaaatacaaagaaagatacaaaacgttaataaatcgcgaagagaaagagcgatctaCCATGATAGCACCC encodes the following:
- the LOC113311870 gene encoding uncharacterized protein LOC113311870; its protein translation is MCIRKFCTKYNINNSETNPSCRPLYNNNLQKWQKPPENWWKLNFDAAFDKDTKICGIGLILRDCARCFVEDLVKVTRARDAEKGEGLYLLEAVELIKCRGWRNVIIEGDCESVTESATSNFAISSWQDHNLFSDISRLIESISRIRCVYFPRTGNEVADGLAKYAKKYVCNQVWSLAPQTVSTQL